One segment of Clavelina lepadiformis chromosome 2, kaClaLepa1.1, whole genome shotgun sequence DNA contains the following:
- the LOC143444991 gene encoding RNA polymerase-associated protein RTF1 homolog: MKVRNLTINYSVTHTDASHSSRRFIDSSKILGNVTLFHGVAESLNTLFNIEFVFDEMSSKRKNRFFSDSDESGSEDFLQINSSSANHRMSGITSSKPKMRTSTTNSLDEEALRKKFDDGYDSDLVGDEMDRRRLANMTEKERELEFYNRLERREILQKRFELEKKLLLGQPRAEGEKYQQKRKKQKIFVSSSSSSLPDASDRKRIMGKRKENEALEKLKAERQRKKNKVVKTKLQVSAVYSDDGDDEMPMTRSRLAAKVPSSTDTNFHRELAHTSDKDGQDNIVTMQPPLSKDKVSTIRLSRFRLEKWFYLPMFREIVLGCYVRIGIGNYESKPVYRMAEIVDVVETAKIYQLGKVRTNLGFRLKHGQQTHVFRLEFVSNSNFTDSEFSKWKQATEEAGESLPTFNDIKKKQAAINKAQSYIFKDTDIDRIVKEKSRFRKTPINYARSKTDIMRQIDIALERDDTVEAARLVDVLKDLEERATQLDNQRQNHLAGTTYINQGIKSHNLQKVKAYKEEWKVPRNNEADPFTRKKCKPLLMCNTKDGKQKKSLLQQIDKRYGTGSSESNSDAEPSNMATVAAQPKHMSEDPFGVHDFDLNIDLRMLSADEKPAALKLNPSNKISDNPHHSIGFAKCKKHKALI, from the exons ATGAAAGTCCGAAATCTCACTATAAATTATTCTGTAACTCACACAGATGCTTCACATTCAAGTAGAAG atttATTGATTCAAGTAAA atTCTGGGAAATGTCACATTATTTCATGGAGTTGCTGAATCATTAAATACATTGTTCA ACATCGAATTTGTTTTTGACGAAATGAGCAGCAAAAGAAAGAATCGTTTTTTTTCTGATTCAGATGAATCTGGCAGTGAAgattttcttcaaataaattcatcTTCAGCAAATCATCGAATGAGCGGCATCACTTCATCGAAACCAAAAATGCGGACATCGACAACAAACTCTCTCGACGAAGAAGCACTCAGAAAGAAATTTGATGACGGTTACGATTCGGATCTGGTCGGAGATGAAATGGATCGTCGCCGATTGGCGAACATGACGGAGAAAGAACGCGAGCTCGAATTTTATAACAGATTAGAACGACGAGAAATTCTGCAAAAACGATTCGAACTCGAAAAGAAGCTTCTACTTGGACAACCGCGAGCAGAAGGAGAAAAATACCAACAGAAGAGAaagaagcaaaaaatatttgtctcGAGTTCTTCTTCTTCTCTGCCGGACGCTTCCGACAGGAAGAGAATCATGGGAAAGAGAAAGGAAAACGAAGCTTTAGAAAAGCTGAAAGCCGAAAGACAACGAAAGAAGAACAAAGTCGTAAAGACAAAATTGCAAGTCAGTGCTGTTTACTCGGACGATGGTGATGATGAAATGCCGATGACGAGGAGTCGACTTGCCGCAAAGGTTCCCAGTTCTACCGATACAAACTTTCATAGAGAACTTGCTCACACATCAGACAAAGATGGTCAAGATAACATCGTTACAATGCAACCTCCGCTGAGCAAGGACAAGGTTTCAACCATTCGATTGTCAAGATTCAGGTTGGAAAAATGGTTTTATCTTCCCATGTTTAGAGAAATTGTGTTGGGATGTTACGTCCGCATTGGAATCGGCAATTATGAAAGCAAGCCGGTTTATCGAATGGCTGAAATAGTCGATGTTGTTGAAACTGCCAAAATTTATCAACTGGGTAAAGTTCGAACAAACTTGGGTTTCAGACTGAAGCACGGTCAGCAAACGCACGTCTTCAGACTTGAATTTGTTTCCAATTCCAATTTCACGGATTCTGAATTCTCCAAATGGAAGCAAGCCACGGAAGAAGCGGGCGAATCTCTTCCAACCTTCAATGACATCAAAAAGAAGCAAGCCGCTATCAACAAAGCACAATCCTACATTTTCAAAGACACCGACATCGATCGCATCGTCAAAGAAAAAAGTCGATTCCGAAAGACTCCAATTAATTATGCAAGGAGTAAGACCGACATAATGAGGCAGATAGATATCGCCCTGGAGCGGGATGATACAGTTGAGGCGGCTCGTCTCGTTGATGTGTTGAAGGATTTGGAAGAACGCGCCACTCAACTGGACAATCAGAGACAGAATCATTTGGCCGGGACCACTTACATAAATCAAGGAATTAAATCGCACAACTTGCAGAAGGTGAAGGCTTACAAGGAAGAGTGGAAAGTTCCGCGGAACAACGAGGCCGACCCattcacaagaaaaaaatgcaaaccacTCCTCATGTGCAACACAAAAGATGGGAAGCAGAAAAAAAGTCTCCTCCAGCAAATAGACAAACGTTACGGCACCGGTTCGTCAGAAAGCAATTCTGATGCTGAACCAAGCAACATGGCAACTGTCGCTGCACAACCAAAGCACATGTCCGAAGATCCTTTTGGTGTTCACGATTTTGACTTAAACATAGATCTGCGGATGCTTTCAGCTGACGAGAAACCTGCGGCACTCAAACTAAATCCTTCGAATAAGATTTCCGACAACCCTCATCATTCAATTGGTTTTGCTAAATGCAAAAAGCACAAGGCTTTGATATAA